Below is a window of Ciona intestinalis chromosome 5, KH, whole genome shotgun sequence DNA.
catttctaTTTAATCCATTAAACTACAAAACCCCAAAATtacacaaagaataaaaatattttaatcgtaccactttacaaaaatattcaaattacaaatatttataatatgtatttatattttacccaGGTGATATTATATAATGCATTATAAACTAGAACTCACAAAAGAATAAGTTGAACATAAggcatattttaatacaattttgGGTGAAATCCGTGATTTCTTTGAAGTTATTGGTGCGAATGGTCAGCTGTGACACGGTCAGCCTCTGCGACATTTTTCAATAAAGTTCTGGTAACTGGATACCACTGCGTGTCCAACAATTCCTTTGTTCATGGAGTCGACTTTCGTTTAAAAGTGGTCGCTAATTTAAAGACGGGAAAACGGTAGCGAACTTTGTTAAGTTTCTTTTTGCGTAGGTTTTAGAACTGTTAAGTGCATCTTAGCTATAAGCTGAACATTATTAATACTTTTCATCAATCCGTTATAATCAGGGCtttaattttccaaaattaaaaaaagtgtagCACCGCGATCGAGTATTTTACGTTGTTGAAATAACATTACACAGTGAATTTTCAAGCGTTCACGGATCTTAGTTTTTCGCACTCACCGACACCTGgggtgttttaatataatccATATAATAACCGAAATCTTCGTTGCTACGGTTGAAAATTGTAACTCTGCAATATAACCTGGAAGAAACCTTTTCGCTCAAATCGAAATACAACTTTTGTCTTTCctaaagtttttacaacaaattacGACAACGTAgatcttttttaactttaaatatttaaaatacgaatTCTACCGTCGATACAAATAACACGTTGCATTAACTGGAGCCttggaaaaaaaagttaaaaaatgaaatttctaATTTGTAGAATGTTCAACTCTTTACAAaacttcaaaatttaaaagtaactattatttttgttacaagtatatttaatttaaaagatatGTGATAATAGTTTTGGCAAAACAGTTATCCGAAAATATCGACCGAACAAACAAAATGGCGGCGATTGTGATATTTCGATCATGtccaaaatattgaaataactGAATAGTACGTTGCGTGATTCGTTTGTTTTCGACAAGTTAGTTAAGCAACTAACATATATTGTGCGTTCAGGCCGTAACCATGTATTACGACATAATAAGTTGAAATCGTTAGTGTCTTTAAAAACGAAGCGGTGTTCACACCATTAGAAATAAGTGACGTCGTTCACCGAAACGTTGCATCGGaatgtttgcaaaaataaTCTACGGTTGTCTATATTGTGTGGATGTATTTATCAAATCCACCATAGTTAGCGGGTGGTCGTCTGTATGTACTGCTTGGTAAACTGTTAAACTGGCCCGGTGTCTGAAGTGACGTAAAGTCTGTagacaatgacgtcatatttgtgacgtcagaatgGTAATGATGTACCGGGTTAGCAAATGCACTATGGTAGCTTGGTTTAATAGGAAGTGACGTCAATCTTTGATTTGATGTGACGCCGTATGGACTACCAGTACTTCCGGTATAACAATGCGGGTTGGTGGTGGTAGGGGTGTGGTAAGCGTAACATGTTGAAACACTTTCATTGTTACAGATGATACCACGTACGCTTGGTGACGTCATTGCGCCGTATAAACCTGATGAAGGGCTCGGTTGGCTTTGAGATGATGTGTTTGCTTGTAAACTGCGGTCGACATTGTTTGTTCCTTCTCTATCAAGCAAATCTCGCTCTGAGTTTAAACCATCGTGTCGCATATTGTCTGAATATTCAGAAACCTCTGGTGGAAGGTTTTCGTTTGGCCGTGGGTGGCCGATGATATTTTCAATACTAAACATCCTCGCATTTGTAACATTCGGTGACACCGTCATGGGAGCACCGTAATGCCCCATCATCTGATGGACCGGTGCTCCAGCACTACCAGGGTGCATAATCGGTTGCAAGTAATTACCTCCAACAACCCCTGGTTGGCCATAGTAAGCATTAGAAGGTGTATGAGGGTGTGTGCTATATTGCTTTAAAGCATTGGTCGGTGTGAAAGCGCTCTGGTCGTGCATGTAGGAACTCAAAAAAGCTTTTTCGGTATCAGATCGTTTAAACCTCTTTCGACGACGTAGAAATGAACCATTGTCAAACATATCCTCAGCCGCTGGGTCAAGGGTCCAATAATTTCCTTTCCCCGGCTTCCCTGGTTCTCTTGGTAGTTTAATGAAGCAATCATTGAGAGTCAAGTTGTGCCGAATCGAGTTTTGCCACTTCTTATTCTGCTCACGGTAGAATGGAAATCGTTCCATAATAAACTTGTAAATATGACCGAGCGTGAGTTTACGTTCTGGTGAGCTTGCTATTGCCATGGATATCAACGCAATGTAACTATAAGGTGGTTTCCCTCGTTGAATGGGTCGCTTTCGACGTCGCCCTGAACTTGTTgttgttatgacgtcacaatccatTGTAGTTTTCACATTCTCTCGATTCTTTTCATCCAAACTTTCGTCATCAACAGCGGTGACATCATCAACGCTACACTCGCTTAGTTTCGTCACAGTTTCGTCACTTTCAGCCAAGTCAACCTTGTCATCGATTTCCAGTAAAGTTTGTTCCACCTCGGCTGGTGTTTGTAAATCGGTGCGTCCGATGTCGGTGAACTGCTGTGTGGCCTCGTCCTTACGCTGCAGTTCATCGTATGTTGGATTGCATGGTGTGAAAGCAACTTCAGAGCGAGGAGGTTCACAGGTCGGGGTGCTATGAAAAGGCTGCTGGTTGCGGGAAGCATCCTTAACTACAGGTGGTGCGTACGAAGATGGGTTCGGATATTGTCGGTCTAGGTAGCTGTGTGGGTTGCCTTGCTCAAAGTGGCCAGGTTGGATCGGGTAATGACTGTAACGATGGTTGGAACTAAAGCTTGCTGGTTGATCATGCGGTATGCGCTGGTTGGATGGATTCTTTGCATGAATGTGTGGGGATGAATGGTGAACTCCGTGTATCTGTgggtttaaaacaacaattatatATTGTAACCTTAcaaatagggtggggtaagatgagacgcCGTTTTTTGTCTcgtgccatttggtagtaaacatatataggatatttacagatttttataaccgtagccACGTGACTCTAAACgagcatttttaattgtttgaaacacgatcaggaaaatGGTATCTggttgctaacggtatcccatcatTCTCCACAGTTATACAGTGTATGTGGAGCAGTATTCAGTAATGGTGTGTAAGGTCATCGAATAAAATACGTTAACACAAATGTGATTGAAGAGTGAACGTCATGCGAAAATACAATGTAGTAATTAAAAAGTTTcgatttataataatacattttaaccTTTTACGTTGAGTGTGATGTTATACAAACTATAACGACAATAAATGCAATCGCATATAGTATGTGATTTAtacttaaattattaaaatctgataaggaaaaaaataagggcAGTCATGCAGGGTCAACCCAATGTTTAATTTCATAAATTGCCAGagagcacgaggtgtttatACATAGCATCTACCGTGTGTTTAAGAAGGCCCCCACGTAATACAGGGACACCGCTTTACCAATGTGGAATTCGCATTTAACGTGTTGGTTGCgccattttaataaaacgcGCCCAtcgttaaaataaatgattacGCTGTAGTGAAGAATtatgaataaacaaaaaatgcacAAATTCAAGATAACGTATAATGTATGCTCAATTGTTTGAACAAAAACGAAATGACAAAATTTGAAGTTTAGATGGAAAATGGCGGAACGTCATTATGCGCGTGCAAGAGAATATagcattgt
It encodes the following:
- the foxE gene encoding foxE protein isoform X1, which codes for MATAVAPIMLTECSDNQPTSSNITSSNIMHDHATPDVTSQCHLATNITSFEEAKNVDDVKQLLHITSYTPTICTYNYESGTSNRPSQLLELTSSSFNETKRLDTSVDEMSSDNHQMDQKRAHNYSAAHHTTTYQDYQTFTNHCMNGYQPFIPNLSYCNAYNFGRDPSFDPFDDFGIFRPTGDPSNLPTRTGCFTRTSLSVADDNQGDGKIETISDPGVSILPCIKLPPLMLTSSSAENSAENEEAVSGVDCSAPPKQGNDLSQQQIHGVHHSSPHIHAKNPSNQRIPHDQPASFSSNHRYSHYPIQPGHFEQGNPHSYLDRQYPNPSSYAPPVVKDASRNQQPFHSTPTCEPPRSEVAFTPCNPTYDELQRKDEATQQFTDIGRTDLQTPAEVEQTLLEIDDKVDLAESDETVTKLSECSVDDVTAVDDESLDEKNRENVKTTMDCDVITTTSSGRRRKRPIQRGKPPYSYIALISMAIASSPERKLTLGHIYKFIMERFPFYREQNKKWQNSIRHNLTLNDCFIKLPREPGKPGKGNYWTLDPAAEDMFDNGSFLRRRKRFKRSDTEKAFLSSYMHDQSAFTPTNALKQYSTHPHTPSNAYYGQPGVVGGNYLQPIMHPGSAGAPVHQMMGHYGAPMTVSPNVTNARMFSIENIIGHPRPNENLPPEVSEYSDNMRHDGLNSERDLLDREGTNNVDRSLQANTSSQSQPSPSSGLYGAMTSPSVRGIICNNESVSTCYAYHTPTTTNPHCYTGSTGSPYGVTSNQRLTSLPIKPSYHSAFANPVHHYHSDVTNMTSLSTDFTSLQTPGQFNSLPSSTYRRPPANYGGFDKYIHTI
- the foxE gene encoding foxE protein, producing the protein MDQKRAHNYSAAHHTTTYQDYQTFTNHCMNGYQPFIPNLSYCNAYNFGRDPSFDPFDDFGIFRPTGDPSNLPTRTGCFTRTSLSVADDNQGDGKIETISDPGVSILPCIKLPPLMLTSSSAENSAENEEAVSGVDCSAPPKQGNDLSQQQIHGVHHSSPHIHAKNPSNQRIPHDQPASFSSNHRYSHYPIQPGHFEQGNPHSYLDRQYPNPSSYAPPVVKDASRNQQPFHSTPTCEPPRSEVAFTPCNPTYDELQRKDEATQQFTDIGRTDLQTPAEVEQTLLEIDDKVDLAESDETVTKLSECSVDDVTAVDDESLDEKNRENVKTTMDCDVITTTSSGRRRKRPIQRGKPPYSYIALISMAIASSPERKLTLGHIYKFIMERFPFYREQNKKWQNSIRHNLTLNDCFIKLPREPGKPGKGNYWTLDPAAEDMFDNGSFLRRRKRFKRSDTEKAFLSSYMHDQSAFTPTNALKQYSTHPHTPSNAYYGQPGVVGGNYLQPIMHPGSAGAPVHQMMGHYGAPMTVSPNVTNARMFSIENIIGHPRPNENLPPEVSEYSDNMRHDGLNSERDLLDREGTNNVDRSLQANTSSQSQPSPSSGLYGAMTSPSVRGIICNNESVSTCYAYHTPTTTNPHCYTGSTGSPYGVTSNQRLTSLPIKPSYHSAFANPVHHYHSDVTNMTSLSTDFTSLQTPGQFNSLPSSTYRRPPANYGGFDKYIHTI